Proteins encoded by one window of Kribbella flavida DSM 17836:
- a CDS encoding DUF6463 family protein: protein MNTRHIKRLAGWLTVTLGAGHLLGSVPLRLDAWRRMAETGLLSADVITPQGAAEHEAAEAYWLSLGSFAAPTLLLGAYVVWAAGRDLRIPGALGWGLIAWGAVMLAFLRVSPALLLPVAGVLIILADRRETRRSAADSPLPAAASR, encoded by the coding sequence GTGAACACACGACACATCAAGCGACTCGCCGGTTGGCTCACCGTGACGCTCGGGGCCGGGCACCTGCTGGGATCGGTGCCGTTGCGGCTCGACGCGTGGAGACGAATGGCCGAGACCGGCCTGCTGTCGGCGGACGTCATCACGCCGCAGGGTGCGGCGGAACACGAAGCAGCAGAGGCGTACTGGCTCTCACTGGGCAGCTTTGCGGCGCCGACGCTCCTGCTCGGCGCCTACGTCGTCTGGGCCGCCGGGCGGGACCTGCGTATACCGGGTGCCCTCGGGTGGGGACTGATCGCGTGGGGAGCAGTGATGTTGGCGTTCCTGCGGGTGTCGCCTGCGCTGCTCCTCCCGGTGGCCGGCGTGCTGATCATCCTTGCCGACCGGCGCGAGACGCGGCGCTCCGCCGCCGACTCACCGCTGCCGGCCGCCGCGAGCCGCTGA
- a CDS encoding ArsR/SmtB family transcription factor has protein sequence MSKQQLAPTAAGGCCAPIATTALDAAQAAEGAAAFKALADPVRLRLLSIIASAGDEVCVCDISPHFDVSGPTISHHLKVLREAGLVDCERRGTWVYYWPVRERMQWISDLLAVPALTA, from the coding sequence ATGTCTAAACAGCAGCTCGCGCCCACCGCCGCCGGTGGGTGCTGCGCCCCGATCGCGACGACCGCGCTGGACGCCGCTCAGGCCGCCGAGGGTGCGGCGGCGTTCAAGGCGCTGGCCGACCCGGTGCGACTGCGGCTGCTGTCGATCATCGCCTCCGCCGGCGACGAGGTGTGCGTCTGCGACATCAGCCCGCACTTCGACGTCTCCGGGCCGACGATCTCGCACCACCTCAAGGTGCTGCGCGAGGCCGGACTGGTCGACTGCGAGCGGCGCGGGACATGGGTCTACTACTGGCCCGTCCGCGAGCGCATGCAGTGGATCTCCGATCTGCTCGCCGTGCCCGCTCTCACCGCCTAG
- a CDS encoding arsenate reductase ArsC yields MSKPSVLFVCVHNAGRSQMAAGWLRQLAGDTVEVRSAGSEPRDRINPVAVEAMREVGIDITGAVPQRLETDTVRSSDVVITMGCGDACPFFPGKRYEDWELTDPAGQPIEVVRQVRDEIRARIEKLIGELRAG; encoded by the coding sequence ATGAGCAAGCCCAGTGTCCTGTTCGTCTGCGTGCACAACGCCGGCCGGTCCCAGATGGCCGCCGGCTGGCTGCGGCAGCTGGCCGGCGACACCGTCGAGGTCCGCTCGGCCGGGTCCGAGCCGCGGGACCGGATCAACCCGGTCGCGGTCGAGGCGATGCGCGAGGTCGGCATCGACATCACCGGTGCGGTGCCGCAGCGACTGGAGACCGATACGGTCCGGAGCAGCGACGTGGTGATCACGATGGGGTGCGGCGACGCCTGTCCCTTCTTTCCGGGCAAGCGGTACGAGGACTGGGAGCTGACCGATCCCGCCGGCCAGCCGATCGAGGTGGTCCGTCAGGTCCGCGACGAGATCCGCGCCCGGATCGAGAAGCTGATCGGCGAACTGCGCGCCGGCTGA
- a CDS encoding FAD-dependent oxidoreductase, with protein sequence MIEAPVVVIGAGPIGLAAAAHLAERGTDFTVLEAGSGVAAAIGEWRHVRLFSPWRYDLDPAARRLLERAGGWIEPDLGTLPTGGDLIDGYLEPLTKTPELSGRIRYGAEVVAVTRAGYDRVRTAGRENAPFLVRLTDGSELLASAVIDAAGTWRRPNVLGGSGIPARGEASAADHIASALPDVLGKDRDRFAGRRTAVVGAGHSAATTLLELGELSEQVPGTEVLWVVRGTDQARTYGGGDADELPARGALGTRLQRLVRAGRVELVGGFRTEELTLTTDGRVELVAGERRITVDTVVNSTGFRPDHDMVGELRLDLDPILGSTRALAPLIDPNKHSCGTVPPHGVDELAHPEPGYYAIGAKSYGRAPTFLLATGYEQARSVVAALAGDWEAARDVQLNLPETGVCSSGQALGDAETSGGCCGPAPQAVELTTSAGRGPATGITGGLLTVIDTKPAAGQSSCCT encoded by the coding sequence ATGATCGAAGCTCCGGTGGTAGTGATCGGCGCGGGCCCGATCGGCCTGGCCGCGGCCGCGCACCTGGCCGAGCGCGGGACCGACTTCACGGTCCTGGAGGCCGGGTCGGGCGTCGCCGCGGCGATCGGCGAGTGGCGGCACGTCAGGCTCTTCAGCCCGTGGCGCTACGACCTCGACCCCGCGGCCCGGCGACTGCTGGAGCGGGCCGGCGGCTGGATCGAGCCGGACCTCGGCACGCTGCCGACCGGCGGCGACCTGATCGACGGCTATCTCGAGCCGCTCACCAAGACCCCGGAGCTGTCCGGCCGCATCCGGTACGGCGCCGAGGTGGTCGCGGTGACCCGCGCCGGCTACGACCGGGTCCGGACCGCGGGTCGCGAGAACGCACCGTTCCTGGTCCGGCTGACCGACGGGTCCGAGCTGCTCGCCTCGGCCGTGATCGACGCGGCCGGGACCTGGCGGCGCCCGAACGTGCTCGGCGGCTCGGGCATCCCGGCCCGCGGCGAGGCGTCCGCCGCCGACCACATCGCGTCCGCGCTGCCCGATGTCCTGGGCAAGGACCGGGACCGGTTCGCGGGCCGTCGTACGGCGGTGGTCGGCGCCGGGCACTCCGCGGCGACAACACTGCTCGAGCTCGGCGAGCTGTCCGAGCAGGTCCCCGGCACGGAGGTGCTCTGGGTCGTTCGGGGCACCGACCAGGCCCGGACGTACGGCGGTGGCGACGCCGACGAGCTGCCTGCCCGCGGCGCGCTCGGCACCCGGCTGCAGCGGCTCGTGCGTGCGGGGCGCGTCGAGCTGGTCGGCGGCTTCCGCACCGAGGAGCTCACGCTCACCACCGACGGTCGCGTCGAACTGGTCGCCGGGGAGCGGCGCATCACCGTCGACACCGTGGTGAACTCCACCGGCTTCCGGCCCGACCACGACATGGTCGGCGAGCTGCGCCTCGACCTGGACCCGATCCTCGGCTCGACCCGCGCGCTGGCGCCGCTGATCGACCCGAACAAGCACTCCTGCGGCACCGTGCCGCCGCACGGCGTCGACGAGCTCGCCCACCCCGAGCCCGGGTACTACGCGATCGGCGCCAAGTCGTACGGCCGGGCACCGACGTTCCTGCTCGCCACCGGCTACGAGCAGGCCCGCTCGGTCGTCGCCGCGCTCGCCGGCGACTGGGAAGCCGCCCGCGATGTCCAGCTCAACCTGCCCGAAACCGGCGTCTGCTCCTCCGGTCAGGCCCTCGGCGACGCCGAGACGTCGGGCGGCTGCTGCGGCCCGGCCCCGCAGGCGGTGGAGCTCACCACCTCTGCTGGACGCGGTCCGGCCACCGGAATCACCGGCGGCCTGCTGACCGTGATCGACACCAAGCCGGCCGCCGGGCAGTCGAGCTGCTGCACCTGA
- a CDS encoding three-helix bundle dimerization domain-containing protein, protein MDRSEEHRAISEVVDRLAKQFPGLPTEDVREAVQQVQPEFEQAPIRDFVPLFVERGAKSRLRQTTS, encoded by the coding sequence ATGGACAGATCAGAGGAGCACCGCGCAATCAGCGAGGTCGTCGATCGGCTGGCCAAGCAGTTCCCGGGCTTGCCGACCGAGGACGTGCGAGAAGCAGTGCAACAGGTTCAGCCGGAGTTCGAGCAGGCGCCGATCAGGGACTTCGTGCCCTTGTTCGTCGAACGCGGGGCCAAGAGCCGGCTCCGCCAGACCACCAGCTGA
- a CDS encoding ArsR/SmtB family transcription factor, with amino-acid sequence MSQSHPATGDLLPLPAVREGVDGLPELAEATHEFLKALASPSRQRIMLLFARGAELSVNEVAERAGLGQSNASQQLALLKRGKVLTSRRDGKGVLYRADREGTSSALADLQRYLTICC; translated from the coding sequence ATGAGCCAATCCCACCCGGCGACCGGCGACCTGCTGCCGCTGCCTGCGGTGCGCGAGGGCGTCGACGGCCTGCCCGAGCTGGCCGAGGCGACGCACGAGTTCCTCAAGGCGCTCGCCAGTCCGAGCCGTCAACGGATCATGCTGCTGTTCGCCCGCGGCGCCGAGCTGTCCGTCAACGAGGTCGCCGAGCGCGCGGGCCTCGGCCAGTCCAACGCCTCCCAGCAACTGGCGCTGCTCAAACGCGGCAAGGTGCTGACCTCGCGCCGCGACGGCAAGGGCGTGCTCTACCGCGCCGACCGCGAAGGGACGTCGTCCGCCCTGGCCGACCTCCAGCGCTACCTCACCATCTGCTGCTGA
- a CDS encoding aquaporin codes for MRTIVPLWRRAVAETLGTGLLVAVVVGSGIAAASLSPNDVGLQLLENAFATAFGLAVLILIFGPVSGAHFNPVVSAADWWLGRRAGTGLTVRDLAAYVPAQVVGGVAGAVLANLMYDEAAVSWSSTDRSGAHLWLAEVVATAGLVVLIFALARSGRAALAPAAVGAYIAAAYWFTSSTSFANPAVTVGRAFSDTFAGIAPGSVPAFVIFQLVGGVVAVGLLAVLSPDAGQAADDVVTPPSDTTVRSGASA; via the coding sequence GTGAGGACAATCGTCCCGCTGTGGCGGCGAGCCGTGGCCGAAACGCTGGGGACCGGGCTGCTGGTCGCTGTCGTGGTCGGTTCCGGAATCGCCGCGGCGTCGCTGTCCCCGAACGACGTCGGCCTGCAGCTGCTGGAGAACGCGTTCGCGACGGCGTTCGGGCTCGCGGTGCTGATTCTGATCTTCGGGCCCGTGTCCGGAGCGCACTTCAACCCGGTCGTGTCGGCGGCCGACTGGTGGCTCGGGCGCCGCGCCGGGACCGGGCTGACGGTGCGCGACCTGGCGGCGTACGTGCCGGCGCAGGTCGTGGGCGGTGTCGCGGGCGCCGTGCTGGCCAACCTGATGTACGACGAAGCCGCCGTGTCCTGGTCGAGCACCGACCGGAGCGGTGCGCATCTGTGGCTGGCGGAGGTGGTCGCCACCGCGGGCCTCGTCGTGCTGATCTTCGCCCTGGCCCGGTCGGGACGTGCCGCGCTGGCGCCGGCCGCGGTCGGCGCGTACATCGCAGCGGCGTACTGGTTCACCTCCTCGACCTCGTTCGCCAACCCGGCGGTCACGGTCGGGCGCGCGTTCAGCGACACGTTCGCCGGTATCGCGCCGGGCTCGGTCCCCGCCTTCGTGATCTTCCAGCTGGTCGGCGGCGTCGTCGCGGTCGGGCTGCTGGCAGTGCTCTCCCCGGACGCCGGACAGGCTGCCGATGACGTTGTCACCCCACCTTCCGACACGACCGTGAGATCTGGAGCATCCGCATGA
- a CDS encoding HelD family protein — translation MAEPALIPTHSTELEAERAFLAEARDALARMHQAVEDRDVPLIGGEDNDERFTNESNLLARRLRTLALRDLPDVPLFFGLLDYEPGTIEEIDRIHIGRRHVHDGSGAPLVIDWRAPVSVPFYRATRSDRQRVVLRRRYGFSDTAELTGFEDEPLIGAAEADQADAFLRAEIERPRTGPMRDIVATIQPEQDDLVRAPLHPSVCVQGAPGTGKTAVGLHRVAYLLYTERERLSRGGVVIVGPNRSFLSYIRKVLPALGEVDVRQITIEELITRPAAGSDPPEAARTKGDARIARVLERALWSFVGTPTDGVMYTKGSYRYRVHDYEVAEMVTSLRGSMKHGPGRDALAQRIAHAVLVLMERRGESPDDRVQNAVARSKPVKALVDAVWPRVAPEQVLHRLLSNADFLAECAGDDLTADECAALVWPRAPRSWKSAKWSVADTVLLDELDELIERRQGSLGHLVIDEAQDLSAMQLRALGRRCRSGSATVLGDLAQATTSWAAGPWDQVLAHLQKADAVVAELDRGFRVPDQIIAFAAKLLPQIAPTLGVPRGVRAVDDALSVVRTEQASLPDALAAACRAALAGQGSVALIAADEQIAGLRDTLTAAGLEPTLLGETEETARLTCVPASLAKGLEFDAVVVAEPARIVSAEPRGLQRLYVVLTRAVSRLQIVHAEPLPSALSGEAADAEPDTP, via the coding sequence ATGGCCGAACCCGCACTCATTCCCACCCACTCCACCGAGCTCGAGGCCGAACGCGCCTTTCTCGCCGAGGCCCGCGACGCGCTGGCCCGGATGCACCAGGCCGTGGAGGACCGCGACGTCCCGCTGATCGGCGGCGAGGACAACGACGAACGCTTCACCAACGAGTCCAACCTGCTCGCCCGCCGGCTGCGCACGCTGGCGCTGCGCGACCTGCCCGACGTGCCGCTGTTCTTCGGGCTGCTCGACTACGAGCCCGGCACGATCGAGGAGATCGACCGGATCCACATCGGCCGCCGGCACGTGCACGACGGCAGCGGCGCCCCGCTGGTCATCGACTGGCGCGCGCCGGTGTCGGTGCCGTTCTACCGGGCCACCCGCAGCGACCGGCAGCGCGTCGTCCTGCGGCGCCGGTACGGCTTCTCCGACACCGCCGAGCTGACCGGCTTCGAGGACGAGCCGCTGATCGGCGCCGCCGAGGCCGACCAGGCCGACGCGTTCCTGCGCGCGGAGATCGAACGCCCACGCACCGGTCCGATGCGCGACATCGTGGCCACCATCCAGCCCGAGCAGGACGACCTGGTCCGCGCGCCGCTGCACCCGAGCGTCTGCGTGCAGGGCGCGCCCGGCACAGGCAAGACGGCCGTCGGCCTGCACCGGGTGGCGTACCTGCTCTACACCGAACGCGAACGGCTGAGCCGGGGCGGCGTCGTGATCGTCGGACCGAACCGCTCGTTCCTGTCCTACATCCGCAAGGTGCTGCCCGCGCTGGGCGAGGTCGACGTCCGGCAGATCACCATCGAGGAGCTGATCACCCGGCCCGCCGCGGGATCGGACCCGCCGGAGGCCGCGCGGACCAAGGGCGACGCCCGGATCGCCCGGGTGCTGGAGCGAGCCCTCTGGTCCTTCGTCGGTACGCCGACCGACGGGGTGATGTACACCAAGGGGTCCTACCGCTACCGGGTGCACGACTACGAGGTCGCGGAGATGGTGACCTCCCTGCGCGGCTCGATGAAGCACGGGCCGGGCCGCGACGCTCTCGCGCAACGGATCGCCCACGCCGTCCTGGTCCTGATGGAGCGGCGAGGCGAGTCGCCGGACGACCGCGTGCAGAACGCCGTGGCCCGCTCGAAGCCGGTCAAGGCGCTCGTCGACGCGGTGTGGCCACGGGTCGCGCCGGAGCAGGTGCTGCACCGGCTGCTGTCGAACGCCGACTTCCTGGCGGAGTGCGCCGGGGACGACCTCACCGCGGACGAGTGCGCCGCGCTGGTGTGGCCGCGGGCTCCTCGCTCCTGGAAGTCGGCGAAGTGGTCGGTCGCTGACACCGTGCTGCTCGACGAGCTGGACGAGCTGATCGAACGGCGTCAGGGTTCGCTCGGCCATCTGGTGATCGACGAGGCGCAGGACCTCTCAGCGATGCAGTTGCGCGCGCTCGGCCGGCGGTGCCGCTCGGGCTCGGCGACGGTGCTCGGCGACCTCGCCCAGGCGACGACGTCCTGGGCGGCCGGCCCCTGGGACCAGGTGCTCGCCCATCTGCAGAAAGCCGACGCCGTCGTGGCCGAGCTCGACCGTGGTTTCCGCGTCCCGGACCAGATCATCGCGTTCGCCGCGAAGCTGCTGCCGCAGATCGCCCCGACGCTCGGCGTACCGCGGGGTGTGCGGGCGGTCGACGACGCGCTGAGCGTCGTCCGGACCGAGCAGGCTTCGCTGCCCGACGCCCTGGCCGCCGCGTGCCGCGCGGCCCTCGCCGGGCAGGGCTCGGTCGCGCTGATCGCGGCCGACGAGCAGATCGCCGGCCTGCGGGACACGCTCACCGCCGCGGGTCTGGAACCGACACTGCTCGGCGAGACCGAGGAGACCGCCCGGCTGACGTGCGTGCCGGCGAGCCTGGCGAAAGGCCTCGAGTTCGACGCCGTGGTGGTGGCCGAACCGGCCCGCATCGTCTCGGCCGAACCCCGCGGCCTCCAGCGCCTGTACGTCGTGCTCACCCGCGCGGTCAGCCGGCTCCAGATCGTGCACGCCGAACCGTTGCCCAGCGCCCTTTCCGGGGAGGCGGCCGACGCCGAGCCAGACACGCCCTAA
- a CDS encoding TetR/AcrR family transcriptional regulator, protein MSTSAAKTYHHGDLRRALVATARTLVEETGPGKLTMRAVAARIGVSPAAPYRHFASRELLLAAVATEAFHELADVIDTETKTDPLAALHSVLAEYVRFALRAPQLYRLMFGAGRPDRAQHADLLAAQHRLESAAAETLQRAAAAGAIAATDLDDVLLTLRSLMHGVATWALDAHLTTDQAMVSVHGVLDVMNRGLLPR, encoded by the coding sequence GTGTCAACATCGGCTGCCAAGACCTATCACCACGGCGATCTGCGCCGCGCGCTCGTCGCGACGGCTCGCACGCTCGTCGAGGAGACAGGCCCCGGCAAGCTCACGATGCGGGCGGTCGCCGCCCGGATCGGCGTCTCCCCCGCGGCGCCGTACCGCCACTTCGCCAGCCGTGAGCTGCTGCTGGCCGCCGTCGCAACGGAGGCGTTCCACGAGCTTGCAGACGTGATCGACACGGAGACGAAGACCGACCCGCTTGCCGCGCTGCACAGCGTGCTCGCCGAGTACGTCCGGTTCGCGCTCCGCGCCCCGCAGCTCTACCGACTGATGTTCGGCGCAGGCCGCCCCGACCGCGCGCAGCACGCCGATCTGCTCGCCGCCCAGCACCGCCTGGAGTCAGCGGCCGCCGAGACGTTGCAGCGTGCGGCGGCGGCCGGAGCCATTGCCGCGACCGACCTCGACGACGTACTGCTCACCCTGCGCAGCCTCATGCACGGCGTCGCCACCTGGGCGCTCGACGCCCACCTGACCACGGATCAGGCGATGGTGTCGGTGCACGGCGTGCTCGACGTGATGAACAGAGGCCTGCTCCCCCGATAG
- a CDS encoding maleylpyruvate isomerase family mycothiol-dependent enzyme: MTSTADQTIDALRTGHDELVAKVARFGPDELVRDSAAAEWTVAQVLSHLGSGAEIHLAILESALDGGTAPEGDFYQSVWGRWDAMSPAEQAANFPAANETLVNRFEKLDDKVRAELMVDFGFLPEPIDLAGAAGMRLSEFALHSWDVQVAFDSTARIAPDATALLLDRVDGLLGFAAKADQYDGKLTLAVHTTDPNRDFGLVVADTVSLLDVPDSVDGELTAPAEYVVRLITGRHRAEHTPASVSVTGPATLDDLRRIFPGY, from the coding sequence ATGACAAGCACCGCCGACCAGACCATCGACGCACTGCGCACCGGGCACGACGAGCTGGTGGCGAAGGTGGCCCGCTTCGGTCCGGACGAACTGGTGCGCGATTCGGCCGCTGCCGAGTGGACTGTCGCGCAAGTGCTCAGCCACCTCGGCAGCGGCGCCGAGATCCACCTCGCCATCCTGGAGAGCGCCCTCGACGGCGGCACCGCCCCCGAGGGCGACTTCTACCAGTCCGTCTGGGGCCGGTGGGACGCCATGTCCCCCGCCGAGCAGGCCGCGAACTTCCCGGCCGCCAACGAGACGCTGGTGAACCGGTTCGAGAAGCTGGACGACAAGGTCCGGGCCGAACTGATGGTCGACTTCGGGTTCTTGCCGGAGCCGATCGACCTGGCCGGAGCGGCCGGGATGCGACTCAGCGAGTTCGCCCTGCACTCCTGGGACGTTCAGGTCGCCTTCGACTCCACGGCCCGGATCGCGCCGGACGCCACCGCGCTGCTGCTCGACCGCGTCGACGGGCTGCTCGGTTTCGCCGCCAAGGCCGACCAGTACGACGGCAAGCTGACCCTGGCCGTGCACACCACTGACCCCAACCGCGATTTCGGCCTGGTCGTCGCCGACACCGTCTCACTCCTCGACGTCCCCGACTCGGTCGACGGCGAACTGACCGCACCCGCCGAGTACGTCGTCCGCCTGATCACCGGTCGGCACAGGGCCGAGCACACCCCGGCCTCGGTGTCTGTGACCGGCCCGGCGACGCTCGACGACCTGCGCCGGATCTTCCCCGGCTACTGA
- a CDS encoding alkaline phosphatase PhoX — protein MSLDRRSVLRGAAAGATGVGLATVGAVPTLAEATPAPRHSPYPTHRPFPPLMDDPKGLLALPPGFKYTIVTRAGETKLKTGQPSPAAHDGMAVFGAGRGHTLIRNHEIGSNNALGVPQLEGTVYDPGVGAAGGCTVVSVDRDGTNRGEWVGISGTLTNCAGGHTPWGTWLTCEETESKANGTTRLKDHGYVFEVWADGETAHPVPLKALGRYAHEALAVDKDKAHIYLSEDASGPNGLFYRWSAPAGYRLGKHSWRDLADVDFGTLEAMAILGDDGKPIPDVAYLTSAQLLRPFRVAWVPVPDRDAVSVSCRRQFTDGQVTRGKKFEGVFGTDDGVYVVNSYAKSGTSDLPADAVPHDGMVWFYNYKARTIQLVTYFPENAAADQGAAAKYNDYNFDGPDNVTVTPWGSLVLAEDGNASSHVLSSTPGGPTYAIARNMLNDSEFTGPAFSANGDVLFVNIQSPGITFAITGPWRDYLG, from the coding sequence ATGTCTCTCGACCGCCGTTCCGTACTCCGTGGCGCCGCCGCCGGCGCCACTGGTGTCGGCCTCGCCACCGTCGGCGCCGTGCCGACCCTCGCCGAGGCCACCCCGGCGCCGCGGCACTCGCCGTACCCGACCCACCGGCCGTTCCCGCCGCTGATGGACGACCCGAAGGGTCTGCTCGCGCTGCCGCCGGGCTTCAAGTACACGATCGTCACCCGCGCCGGCGAAACCAAGCTGAAGACCGGGCAGCCCAGCCCGGCCGCGCACGACGGCATGGCGGTCTTCGGCGCGGGCCGGGGCCACACGCTGATCCGCAACCACGAGATCGGCAGCAACAACGCGCTGGGCGTGCCGCAGCTCGAGGGCACCGTCTACGACCCCGGTGTCGGTGCGGCCGGCGGGTGCACTGTCGTCTCGGTCGACCGTGACGGCACCAACCGCGGCGAGTGGGTCGGCATCTCCGGCACGCTGACCAACTGCGCCGGCGGGCACACGCCGTGGGGCACCTGGCTGACCTGCGAGGAGACCGAGAGCAAGGCCAACGGCACCACTCGACTGAAGGACCACGGCTACGTCTTCGAGGTCTGGGCCGATGGCGAGACCGCGCACCCGGTCCCGCTCAAGGCCCTCGGCCGGTACGCCCACGAGGCCCTCGCGGTGGACAAGGACAAGGCCCACATCTACCTGTCCGAGGACGCCTCCGGCCCGAACGGCCTGTTCTACCGCTGGAGCGCGCCGGCCGGCTACCGCCTCGGCAAGCACAGCTGGCGCGACCTGGCCGACGTCGACTTCGGCACGCTGGAGGCGATGGCCATTCTCGGGGACGACGGCAAGCCGATCCCGGACGTCGCGTACCTGACCTCCGCGCAGCTGCTCCGCCCGTTCCGGGTGGCATGGGTGCCGGTGCCCGACCGGGACGCGGTGTCGGTCTCCTGCCGCCGCCAGTTCACCGACGGCCAGGTCACCCGGGGCAAGAAGTTCGAGGGCGTCTTCGGCACCGACGACGGCGTGTACGTCGTGAACTCCTACGCCAAGTCCGGCACCAGCGACCTGCCGGCCGACGCGGTCCCGCACGACGGCATGGTCTGGTTCTACAACTACAAGGCCCGGACCATCCAGCTGGTCACCTACTTCCCGGAGAACGCCGCCGCCGACCAGGGCGCCGCCGCGAAGTACAACGACTACAACTTCGACGGCCCGGACAACGTCACCGTCACGCCGTGGGGCTCGCTCGTGCTCGCCGAGGACGGCAACGCCAGCAGCCACGTGCTCAGCTCCACCCCGGGCGGCCCGACGTACGCGATCGCCCGCAACATGCTCAACGACTCGGAGTTCACCGGCCCCGCCTTCTCCGCGAACGGCGACGTGCTCTTCGTGAACATCCAGAGCCCCGGCATCACCTTCGCCATCACCGGCCCCTGGCGCGACTACCTCGGCTGA
- a CDS encoding flavin-containing monooxygenase, producing MKTQRIVVVGGGQSGLAGARAARDAGLEPVVLEASNRVAGSWPQYYDSLTVFSPARYSGFPGAPFPGDPDRYPTRDEVVAYLESYAAGLGVDIRTGQRVESVQERGGGFEVRTASGETLTADGVVVASGSFANPYVPLLPGMQGFTGQAMHVAKYRDPKVLADRRVVVVGGGNSGVQVGYELAEVAQVTLAVRAPVQFVPQVRGGRDMHFWLTTLRLDLLPPQALRQLIRGTPVFDTGIYQDALSTGRLDQRELFTAFDGDSVVWSDGSREPVDVVLFATGYRPAVGYLAGIGALDANGAPQHRKGVSLTHPGLAYLGLEFQRSFSSNTLRGVHRDAGFVAKVLARQLRRRP from the coding sequence GTGAAGACGCAGCGGATCGTAGTGGTGGGTGGGGGACAGTCCGGCTTGGCCGGAGCCCGGGCGGCGCGGGATGCGGGCCTGGAACCGGTGGTGCTGGAGGCAAGTAACCGGGTGGCGGGGTCGTGGCCGCAGTACTACGACAGCCTGACCGTGTTTTCGCCGGCCCGGTACAGCGGGTTCCCCGGGGCACCGTTCCCCGGCGATCCCGATCGGTACCCCACCAGGGACGAGGTGGTCGCCTACCTCGAGTCGTACGCCGCCGGGCTGGGCGTCGACATCAGGACGGGGCAGCGGGTCGAGTCCGTCCAGGAGCGCGGAGGAGGATTCGAGGTCCGGACGGCGAGCGGCGAGACGCTGACGGCCGACGGGGTGGTCGTCGCGAGCGGCTCGTTCGCGAACCCGTACGTACCGCTGCTGCCGGGCATGCAGGGCTTCACCGGGCAGGCGATGCACGTGGCGAAGTACCGGGATCCGAAGGTTTTGGCCGATCGACGGGTGGTCGTGGTCGGCGGGGGCAACTCCGGCGTGCAGGTCGGGTACGAATTGGCCGAGGTCGCGCAGGTGACGCTGGCGGTGCGGGCGCCGGTGCAGTTCGTGCCGCAGGTCCGCGGCGGCCGGGACATGCACTTCTGGCTGACCACGCTGCGGCTCGATCTGCTGCCGCCTCAGGCGCTGCGCCAGCTCATCCGCGGTACGCCGGTCTTCGACACCGGGATCTACCAGGACGCGCTCTCGACCGGACGGCTCGATCAGCGCGAGTTGTTCACCGCCTTCGACGGGGACTCCGTCGTGTGGTCCGACGGGAGCCGTGAGCCGGTCGACGTGGTCCTGTTCGCTACCGGCTACCGGCCCGCGGTCGGCTACCTCGCCGGCATCGGCGCGCTCGACGCGAACGGCGCGCCCCAGCACAGGAAGGGGGTCTCGCTGACCCATCCGGGGCTGGCGTACCTCGGCCTGGAGTTCCAGCGGTCCTTCTCGTCGAACACGCTGCGCGGCGTGCACCGCGACGCCGGCTTCGTGGCGAAGGTGCTGGCCCGGCAACTCCGGCGCCGGCCCTGA
- a CDS encoding TetR/AcrR family transcriptional regulator, with translation MEQQRRGYDSLRRTTQALQTRSDIAQAARRLFVAHGWTGTTVRDVAREAGVSVPTVYSAYGNKAGLTRALADAADLSADPSQQLAELEAAAGDPARQLAAMVAYDRRLYERAGDVITLVREAGRSEPELASLYREGRRRADETRTAVFASWPRGTLRTGLDVPTAVDIYAALCTIDVFTTLTEERRWSPDRVEQWWRGTTARELLADS, from the coding sequence ATGGAGCAGCAGCGGCGCGGCTACGACTCCCTGCGCCGGACGACGCAGGCACTGCAGACGAGATCCGACATCGCGCAGGCGGCGCGCCGGCTCTTCGTCGCCCACGGCTGGACCGGGACGACGGTGCGCGACGTGGCGCGGGAGGCCGGGGTCTCGGTGCCGACCGTCTACTCGGCGTACGGCAACAAGGCCGGGCTGACGCGCGCCCTGGCCGACGCCGCCGACCTGTCGGCCGACCCGTCCCAGCAACTCGCCGAGCTGGAAGCCGCCGCGGGAGATCCAGCGCGCCAACTGGCCGCGATGGTGGCCTACGACCGAAGGCTGTACGAGCGGGCCGGTGACGTGATCACCCTGGTTCGCGAAGCCGGCCGCTCGGAGCCGGAACTGGCGAGCCTCTACCGCGAGGGTCGCCGCCGCGCCGACGAGACCCGTACCGCGGTCTTCGCCTCCTGGCCCCGCGGCACCCTGCGCACCGGGCTCGACGTGCCCACCGCCGTCGACATCTACGCGGCCCTGTGCACCATCGACGTCTTCACCACCCTCACCGAGGAACGCCGCTGGTCCCCCGACCGGGTCGAACAGTGGTGGCGCGGGACAACCGCTCGCGAACTGCTCGCCGACTCCTGA